One part of the Deltaproteobacteria bacterium genome encodes these proteins:
- a CDS encoding HU family DNA-binding protein, producing the protein MKKAELIDRVAKEAKIPRAAAERSINSFIATITEVMKTGGKITLPGFGTFLVSNRAARKGRNPRTGEEISIPAVKIPKFKVGKGLKEVVK; encoded by the coding sequence ATGAAGAAAGCAGAACTCATTGATAGAGTCGCCAAAGAGGCCAAGATACCCAGGGCTGCAGCTGAAAGATCCATTAATTCCTTTATTGCCACCATTACTGAGGTCATGAAGACAGGGGGTAAGATTACTTTGCCAGGATTTGGAACTTTTCTTGTATCAAATAGGGCAGCTAGAAAGGGGAGAAATCCCCGGACTGGCGAAGAGATAAGTATCCCCGCTGTCAAGATACCCAAGTTTAAGGTGGGAAAAGGCCTGAAGGAGGTGGTAAAATAA
- a CDS encoding radical SAM protein — protein MHQPAYISLYEKGELKGRIDALREILKECCLCPRECKVNRLEGKRGYCRAGADVMISSAFPHFGEEPPLVGYHGSGTIFLTNCNLKCVFCQNYDISHLGEGERITTSELTQYMIGLQRRGCHNINFVTPTHYVPQIVAALPEAIELGLKIPLVYNCGGYESLEVIRLLDGIIDIYMPDTKFSQEGEATRYCNAPDYPQVLQGVLLEMHRQVGDLILDERGIAYQGLLIRHLVMPNGVAGTEEIIPFIAQKLSVHSYVNIMDQYRPLYRAGEYSEIDRRITYREYMEAIKIAKGEGLYRGF, from the coding sequence ATGCATCAGCCTGCTTACATCTCTTTGTATGAGAAGGGAGAATTAAAGGGGAGGATCGATGCCCTGAGGGAGATCCTCAAGGAGTGCTGCCTCTGCCCCAGAGAATGCAAGGTGAACCGCCTAGAGGGGAAGAGGGGATATTGTCGGGCAGGGGCGGATGTGATGATCTCCAGCGCCTTCCCCCATTTCGGTGAAGAGCCTCCCTTGGTGGGATACCACGGCTCAGGCACCATCTTTTTGACCAACTGCAATCTGAAGTGCGTCTTCTGTCAGAACTACGATATCAGCCACCTTGGGGAGGGGGAGCGGATAACTACTTCTGAGCTGACCCAATATATGATTGGCCTTCAACGCCGCGGGTGCCACAATATCAATTTTGTCACCCCCACTCATTACGTCCCCCAGATTGTGGCGGCCTTGCCAGAGGCCATTGAATTGGGGCTAAAGATCCCCTTGGTCTATAACTGTGGAGGTTACGAGTCTCTGGAGGTGATCAGGCTGCTGGATGGGATCATCGATATCTATATGCCCGATACCAAGTTCTCCCAAGAAGGGGAGGCCACCAGGTATTGTAATGCCCCTGACTACCCCCAAGTCCTGCAAGGGGTTCTCCTAGAGATGCACAGACAGGTGGGGGACCTAATCCTAGATGAGCGAGGGATTGCCTATCAGGGGCTCCTGATCCGCCACCTGGTGATGCCTAATGGGGTGGCAGGCACAGAGGAAATCATCCCCTTTATTGCCCAGAAGTTGTCGGTCCACTCTTATGTAAACATCATGGATCAGTACCGTCCCCTCTATCGAGCAGGAGAATATTCAGAGATAGACCGTCGGATCACCTACCGGGAATATATGGAGGCGATAAAGATCGCCAAGGGGGAGGGGTTATACAGGGGTTTTTGA
- a CDS encoding efflux RND transporter permease subunit → MGSLAQSKAVSKSGSSAKAKRSTTSSPGSRNVIGAPWRVSSASPSPVPGVISLAGVVVNNTIVLIDYYNKLMQRGLSYREALVQTGLTRFRPVMLTAITTILGLLPLATGFSFDFRKFAWNIGGESTQWWGPMAVAVIFGLGVATLLTLVVVPVLCSLAHSLQTRLKSQT, encoded by the coding sequence ATAGGGTCACTCGCCCAAAGTAAAGCGGTGTCAAAGTCGGGGTCTTCCGCGAAGGCAAAGAGGAGTACGACATCATCGCCCGGCTCCCGGAACGTGATCGGCGCTCCGTGGAGAGTCTCAAGCGCCTCACCATCTCCGGTCCCCGGGGTCATCAGTCTAGCCGGTGTGGTGGTGAATAACACCATTGTTCTGATCGATTACTACAATAAACTCATGCAAAGGGGACTCTCATATCGGGAGGCCCTGGTGCAGACCGGGCTCACCCGGTTTCGGCCGGTCATGTTGACGGCCATCACCACCATCCTGGGACTCCTTCCTTTGGCTACTGGATTTAGCTTCGATTTTCGGAAGTTCGCCTGGAATATTGGGGGGGAATCGACCCAGTGGTGGGGACCTATGGCTGTAGCTGTTATCTTCGGTCTGGGGGTGGCAACACTACTGACTCTGGTTGTGGTCCCGGTCCTCTGTTCCCTAGCCCACAGCCTCCAAACTCGGCTTAAGAGTCAAACCTGA
- a CDS encoding DUF1385 domain-containing protein yields MSEDKSVGGQAVIEGVMMRTPSRIATAVRKPDKEILVKNDPYVALSKRHKPLNIPILRGALSFFEILLIGIKALNFSADIALEEAQKAEKGVDWERTRGKRIKDGLVLAGIIALAFGLAIGIFFALPLLLTEIMGLSKNALPFNVVAGIIRVSFFLAYLWAISQWKEIKRILEYHGAEHKSIYAFESGEELIVENARKYRTHHPRCGTSFLLIVVILAILLFAIADTIVEIKIGHRPTLLQRFMTHFSLLPLLGGISFELLKLSGKKRDNRYVQWLAAPGLWLQRITTKEPDDSQLEVAIVALKSALEEA; encoded by the coding sequence ATGTCTGAGGATAAGTCTGTTGGAGGCCAGGCCGTCATAGAAGGTGTGATGATGCGTACGCCAAGCAGGATAGCTACGGCTGTACGCAAACCTGACAAGGAGATTTTAGTCAAGAATGACCCCTATGTAGCCCTCTCGAAACGACATAAGCCCTTGAACATCCCTATCTTACGCGGCGCTTTGTCCTTCTTTGAAATATTGCTTATTGGTATTAAGGCACTGAATTTTTCTGCCGATATAGCCCTAGAGGAGGCCCAAAAGGCAGAGAAAGGCGTGGATTGGGAACGTACGCGAGGCAAGAGAATCAAAGATGGGCTTGTCCTCGCAGGAATCATAGCACTTGCCTTTGGCCTAGCTATCGGCATCTTCTTTGCTCTGCCTTTGCTTCTTACAGAGATTATGGGGCTGTCCAAAAACGCCCTACCTTTTAATGTGGTGGCGGGGATCATACGAGTTAGCTTTTTCTTGGCCTATCTTTGGGCTATCAGTCAGTGGAAAGAAATCAAGCGGATCCTTGAGTATCACGGTGCAGAACATAAGAGTATCTATGCCTTCGAATCGGGTGAAGAGCTTATTGTCGAGAACGCGCGTAAGTATAGGACCCATCATCCACGCTGTGGGACCAGTTTTTTACTTATTGTGGTTATACTAGCCATTTTGTTGTTTGCGATTGCCGACACCATTGTTGAGATAAAGATAGGCCATAGACCTACTCTTTTGCAAAGGTTCATGACCCATTTTTCCCTTTTGCCGCTCTTGGGCGGGATCTCATTTGAGCTACTAAAACTGTCCGGCAAGAAACGCGACAACAGGTATGTCCAGTGGTTGGCAGCTCCCGGGCTTTGGCTACAGAGGATCACGACAAAGGAGCCCGATGACTCCCAGTTGGAGGTGGCCATTGTGGCGCTAAAAAGTGCCCTGGAAGAGGCGTAA
- a CDS encoding TIGR04190 family B12-binding domain/radical SAM domain protein has protein sequence MAKVDLILLHPPAIYDFRKRPIKLGPISDVIPSTPIFEMYPIGFASISEYLERKGFRVRIINVAMKMLKKEKFDVEGLIASLHPRAFGIDLHWMPHCHGSLAIAGMIKKYHPEIPVILGGFSATYFHEEIIRGYPQVDYVVRGDSAEEPLLQLMKVIRDGGDPSEVPNLTWRNGAGVMVNPLTELPSDLNSVVIDYGHIMRHVARYRDLIGYTPFTNWFLYPLTAVFTCRGCTYNCKTCGASSWALRRMEGRRRPAYRDPILLARDIINVQRHLNAPIFIIGDIMQPGDNYAGALLRELRKARIRNHIVYEFFRPPKVGVLEEIAQTTPNFNIQISPESHDKGIRRAFGRPYSNEELEDFLDEAVRTEAKRIDLFFMVGLPKQSYDSVLETAAYCRHLLERYGEKKTLFPFISPLAPFLDPGSIVFEEPERFGYRLLFRTLEEHRRALEGPSWKYFLNYETQWMTRHEIVYSTYEGGKRLNALKGELGIIDPEMAKSIEERIKRAVEMMRKIDVIMDTMEGGEREEGLRRLGVHVREMEKAVVCDKRELEWPTHFLRMNFLKILRTILFPRRPNILRAP, from the coding sequence ATGGCCAAAGTCGATCTGATCCTTCTACATCCACCCGCCATATACGATTTTAGGAAACGCCCCATTAAATTGGGCCCCATCAGCGATGTGATCCCCTCCACCCCTATCTTTGAGATGTATCCTATTGGTTTCGCCAGTATCTCGGAATACCTGGAGAGGAAAGGCTTTCGGGTGAGGATCATCAATGTGGCCATGAAGATGCTCAAGAAGGAGAAGTTCGATGTGGAGGGGCTCATCGCCTCCCTGCACCCCCGGGCCTTTGGCATAGATCTACATTGGATGCCTCATTGCCATGGGAGCCTGGCCATAGCCGGTATGATCAAAAAATACCACCCTGAGATCCCTGTCATCCTCGGTGGGTTCTCCGCTACCTACTTCCACGAAGAGATCATCAGAGGATATCCTCAGGTGGATTACGTGGTAAGGGGAGATTCTGCGGAGGAGCCGCTCCTTCAGCTCATGAAGGTCATCAGGGATGGGGGAGACCCTTCTGAGGTCCCCAACCTCACCTGGAGGAACGGCGCAGGGGTGATGGTCAACCCCCTGACCGAGCTCCCCTCTGACCTCAATAGTGTGGTTATCGACTATGGCCACATCATGCGCCATGTGGCCAGGTACAGAGACCTTATCGGCTATACCCCCTTCACCAACTGGTTCCTCTATCCCCTCACCGCCGTCTTTACCTGCCGTGGTTGTACCTATAATTGTAAGACCTGCGGGGCCTCCAGTTGGGCCTTGAGGAGGATGGAGGGAAGAAGGCGTCCTGCCTACCGCGACCCCATACTCTTGGCCAGGGATATCATCAACGTCCAACGTCACCTCAATGCCCCCATCTTCATCATCGGGGATATAATGCAGCCAGGGGACAATTATGCGGGGGCCCTCTTGAGAGAACTCCGTAAAGCAAGGATCAGAAATCATATCGTCTATGAGTTTTTCCGCCCCCCAAAGGTAGGGGTCTTGGAGGAGATCGCCCAGACCACCCCCAATTTCAACATCCAGATCTCCCCTGAATCCCATGATAAAGGGATACGCAGGGCCTTTGGGCGCCCTTACTCCAATGAGGAGTTGGAAGACTTCCTGGATGAGGCGGTAAGGACAGAGGCCAAGAGGATAGATCTCTTCTTCATGGTGGGACTGCCCAAACAGAGCTATGATTCTGTATTGGAGACGGCCGCTTATTGCCGCCACCTCCTGGAGAGATACGGGGAGAAGAAAACACTTTTCCCCTTTATTTCCCCCCTGGCCCCCTTTCTGGACCCGGGGAGTATAGTCTTTGAAGAGCCGGAGAGGTTCGGTTATCGTCTCCTCTTTCGTACCCTCGAGGAGCATCGACGGGCCTTAGAGGGGCCCAGCTGGAAGTATTTCCTCAATTACGAGACCCAGTGGATGACCAGGCACGAAATCGTCTACAGCACCTATGAGGGGGGCAAAAGGTTAAACGCCCTCAAGGGGGAACTTGGAATCATAGATCCGGAGATGGCCAAGTCCATTGAGGAAAGGATCAAGCGAGCGGTGGAGATGATGCGAAAGATCGACGTGATCATGGATACCATGGAGGGGGGAGAGAGAGAGGAGGGGCTCCGAAGGCTGGGGGTCCATGTGAGGGAGATGGAAAAGGCCGTCGTCTGTGACAAGAGAGAGTTAGAGTGGCCCACCCACTTTCTCAGGATGAACTTCCTCAAGATTCTACGCACCATCCTGTTTCCCCGCCGCCCCAACATCCTGCGAGCACCCTAG
- a CDS encoding L-seryl-tRNA(Sec) selenium transferase — MSQREKSKYLRKIPKVDELLSAEEVKRLLRFHPKEVVLEGIRRGLDRLRQDILRAERGDDLKEEIFSLFHLLPLFEEEISKQVSPHLRQAINATGVVVHTNLGRSPLGERALRHLVEISRGYSNLEYDLSRGGRGSRYVHVEEILLRLSGAEAGMVVNNNAGAVLLALNTLAAGTEVVVSRGELVEIGGAFRIPDVMARSGAILKEVGTTNRTHLKDYEEAIGEDTALLLKVHTSNYRVVGFTSGVTLEELVQLGERHDLPVMNDLGSGCFIDLSSYGLEKEPTVQEAIKAGADVVTFSGDKLLGGPQAGIILGRKGLIDKIKVNPLNRALRIDKLTLAALESTLICYLSEGGVMKEIPTLRMLTAPLEQLRNRAKRLERLLKRETEGAQIEIIQEHSQVGGGALPLQDLPTWALIIKPQKAPVDALEAEMRNLDPPIIARIANDQLILDLRTIQDDEFMAIAQGMAQALKKISD; from the coding sequence GTGTCCCAAAGGGAAAAGAGTAAATATCTCAGGAAGATCCCCAAGGTGGATGAACTCCTCTCTGCTGAGGAGGTGAAAAGGCTTCTGCGGTTTCATCCCAAGGAGGTGGTCCTGGAGGGAATCAGAAGAGGGCTGGATAGACTTCGGCAAGATATCTTGCGCGCCGAGAGAGGGGATGACCTAAAGGAGGAGATCTTTTCTCTCTTTCATCTCCTCCCTTTGTTCGAAGAGGAAATATCCAAACAGGTCAGCCCACACCTAAGGCAGGCCATCAACGCCACAGGGGTGGTGGTCCACACCAACCTGGGACGGTCCCCCCTGGGGGAAAGGGCCTTGAGGCACCTGGTGGAGATCTCCCGGGGATATTCCAACCTGGAGTACGATCTATCCAGGGGGGGGAGAGGGTCTCGCTACGTCCACGTGGAGGAGATCCTCCTGCGCCTGAGTGGGGCAGAGGCAGGGATGGTGGTCAACAACAATGCCGGGGCCGTGCTCCTGGCCCTCAACACTCTGGCTGCGGGGACAGAGGTGGTCGTCTCACGGGGGGAATTGGTGGAGATAGGGGGGGCCTTCAGGATACCAGATGTCATGGCCAGAAGCGGCGCCATCCTCAAGGAGGTGGGCACTACCAACAGGACCCACCTGAAGGACTATGAGGAGGCCATCGGCGAAGACACTGCCCTTCTGCTCAAGGTACACACCAGCAACTACCGTGTGGTCGGATTTACCTCGGGGGTCACCTTGGAGGAGTTGGTCCAGCTCGGAGAAAGACATGATCTCCCCGTGATGAACGATTTAGGGAGCGGTTGCTTCATCGACCTCTCCTCATATGGGCTGGAGAAGGAGCCGACTGTCCAGGAGGCCATCAAGGCGGGGGCCGATGTGGTGACCTTTTCCGGAGACAAGCTCTTGGGAGGCCCCCAAGCCGGGATCATCCTGGGCAGGAAGGGGCTGATCGATAAGATAAAGGTCAATCCCTTGAACAGGGCCCTCAGGATAGATAAGCTCACCTTGGCCGCCTTGGAGTCCACCCTCATCTGTTATCTGAGTGAGGGGGGGGTAATGAAGGAGATCCCTACCCTGCGTATGTTGACCGCCCCCTTGGAGCAGCTCCGCAACAGGGCCAAGCGTCTGGAGCGCCTCCTGAAGAGGGAGACAGAGGGGGCCCAGATCGAGATAATCCAGGAGCACTCCCAGGTAGGGGGAGGGGCCCTCCCCCTGCAAGACCTGCCCACCTGGGCCTTAATCATCAAACCCCAAAAGGCCCCTGTAGATGCCCTGGAGGCAGAGATGAGGAATCTAGATCCGCCCATCATCGCCAGGATAGCCAATGACCAACTTATCCTGGACCTCAGGACCATCCAAGACGATGAGTTCATGGCGATCGCCCAAGGGATGGCCCAGGCCTTAAAAAAGATCAGCGATTAG
- a CDS encoding RluA family pseudouridine synthase: MAISGGDFTLIVGKEDQGKRFDLFLAEHLSGTSRSQIQRYIREGYILLNAAQGKAGTRVKEGDLIRGRVPAPKVSEALPEDMPIKFLYEDEYIAVVDKPPGMVVHPAGRVTSGTLVNALLFRCRDLQGVGGVLRPGIVHRLDKGTSGVMVVAKNDLAHEALMRQFRTREVKKLYLAVVYERMEGKEGMITSPVGRHPRDRKRFSVHTRTPKEALTHWWVKEQFAEATFLQVRPKTGRTHQIRVHLSAIGHPLVGDPLYAKKRRLSLIKDSSLRERIGALGRQALHAHLIAFHHPATGRLMEFTSPLPEDMEGILEALRGERV, translated from the coding sequence ATGGCCATCTCCGGGGGAGATTTTACCCTCATTGTGGGGAAGGAGGATCAGGGAAAAAGATTCGACCTCTTCTTGGCCGAGCATCTCTCCGGGACATCCCGCTCCCAGATCCAGCGATACATCCGGGAGGGTTATATCCTGCTCAACGCTGCCCAGGGCAAAGCTGGGACTCGAGTCAAGGAGGGGGATCTGATCAGAGGGCGGGTTCCAGCACCTAAGGTCTCGGAGGCCCTGCCCGAGGACATGCCCATAAAGTTCCTCTATGAAGATGAATATATCGCTGTAGTGGACAAACCCCCGGGGATGGTGGTTCACCCTGCGGGGAGGGTGACGTCAGGGACTCTGGTCAATGCCCTGCTTTTTCGCTGTCGCGATCTACAGGGGGTGGGAGGGGTATTGCGTCCAGGGATCGTCCATCGCTTGGATAAGGGGACCTCAGGGGTCATGGTGGTGGCCAAGAATGATCTGGCCCATGAGGCCTTGATGAGGCAGTTTAGAACCCGGGAGGTAAAAAAGCTCTACCTAGCCGTGGTCTACGAAAGGATGGAGGGGAAAGAGGGGATGATCACCTCCCCTGTGGGGAGGCATCCCAGAGATAGAAAGAGATTTTCTGTGCATACGCGCACCCCCAAGGAGGCACTGACCCACTGGTGGGTGAAGGAACAGTTTGCGGAGGCCACCTTTTTGCAGGTGAGGCCCAAGACAGGCAGGACCCATCAGATCCGGGTCCACCTGAGCGCTATCGGCCATCCCCTGGTAGGTGACCCCCTATATGCCAAAAAGAGGAGGCTTTCCCTGATAAAGGATTCCTCCTTGAGGGAGCGAATTGGGGCCCTGGGGAGGCAGGCCCTGCACGCACATCTCATCGCCTTCCATCACCCAGCCACGGGTAGGCTTATGGAGTTCACCTCCCCCCTTCCGGAAGACATGGAGGGGATCCTGGAGGCGCTGCGTGGTGAAAGGGTTTGA
- the pgeF gene encoding peptidoglycan editing factor PgeF — translation MVKGFELKEQNGTVFLQLPILRGVRHAFGTRQKGEGTLAAHGLVPRQLLSLRQVHGAEVLIVKEDPNALIHPLLYDAVITDREGIALGVWTADCIPILMTDESKGVIAAVHAGWRGIWQGIVQRAISKMGEVFGSSPRDILVGIGPGIGPCCYEIGKDVVDLFRGSHDGGHLFIQERRGRSYLDLCCASRLQLSKARVPPENIEDISLCTACREDLFFSYRRDGKTGRQLSFIMLG, via the coding sequence GTGGTGAAAGGGTTTGAATTGAAGGAGCAGAACGGGACGGTCTTCCTCCAACTCCCTATCTTGAGGGGGGTAAGGCATGCCTTCGGCACCAGGCAGAAAGGGGAGGGGACACTTGCGGCCCATGGTCTGGTGCCCAGGCAACTCCTCTCCCTGAGGCAGGTCCATGGGGCCGAGGTGTTAATAGTAAAGGAAGACCCCAATGCCTTAATCCACCCCCTCCTCTATGACGCCGTGATTACGGATAGGGAAGGGATCGCCCTGGGGGTCTGGACGGCGGATTGCATACCTATCCTTATGACAGATGAGTCCAAGGGGGTGATCGCCGCTGTGCATGCTGGTTGGCGGGGGATATGGCAGGGGATAGTGCAGAGGGCCATCTCGAAGATGGGAGAGGTCTTTGGGAGCTCACCTAGAGACATCCTGGTGGGGATCGGGCCAGGGATCGGCCCCTGTTGCTACGAAATAGGAAAGGATGTGGTAGACCTGTTTCGGGGCTCCCATGACGGCGGCCATCTGTTCATCCAGGAAAGAAGGGGAAGGAGTTACCTTGACTTGTGCTGCGCCAGTCGGTTACAATTATCAAAAGCCAGGGTTCCCCCAGAGAATATTGAAGATATTTCCCTCTGTACCGCTTGCAGGGAGGACCTCTTCTTCTCCTACCGGAGGGATGGAAAGACGGGGAGACAGTTGAGTTTTATCATGCTGGGATAA
- a CDS encoding YggT family protein, which produces MFVFSNLILAVAMVVNIALTIYMWIVIARAVISWVSPNPYNPIVQFLYRATEPVLWRVRRYLPTGGIGIDFSPIIVILVIYFLKLFLVRTLIQIAYRWG; this is translated from the coding sequence ATGTTTGTCTTTTCCAATCTCATACTTGCCGTGGCCATGGTGGTCAACATCGCCCTCACTATCTATATGTGGATCGTCATCGCCAGGGCCGTCATCTCTTGGGTGAGCCCCAATCCCTATAATCCTATTGTCCAGTTCCTTTATCGGGCAACAGAGCCGGTCCTGTGGCGTGTGAGGAGGTATCTTCCTACAGGGGGAATAGGAATCGACTTTTCCCCCATCATAGTTATCCTCGTGATCTATTTCCTCAAACTCTTCCTGGTCAGGACCCTGATCCAGATAGCCTATAGGTGGGGATAA
- a CDS encoding YggU family protein: MKEGAVTLKVLLQPRASRDGIDGLMGDALKVRVTSPPLEGRANKALRMFLAKRLGLSPSQVEIITGQRSRGKLLRISGISKEELERALGIGLPPL; this comes from the coding sequence ATGAAGGAGGGCGCAGTGACCCTAAAGGTCCTTCTCCAGCCCCGGGCCTCCAGAGATGGAATTGATGGATTAATGGGGGATGCCTTGAAGGTGAGGGTGACCTCTCCCCCCCTAGAGGGGAGGGCCAACAAGGCCCTAAGGATGTTCCTTGCCAAGAGATTAGGGCTTTCCCCCTCCCAGGTAGAGATCATCACCGGCCAACGCTCCAGGGGAAAACTCCTCAGGATCTCCGGCATCTCCAAGGAAGAACTGGAAAGGGCCCTGGGTATCGGCCTCCCCCCTTTATGA